The Paenibacillus uliginis N3/975 genome has a window encoding:
- a CDS encoding YbaB/EbfC family nucleoid-associated protein has translation MNNMNQMMKQVKKMQEQMLKAQEELATKSVEGSSGGGVVTVQVSGHKQVIAINIKPEAVDPDDVEMLQDLVMTAVNDALTKAEELANTDMGKFTGGMKIPGLF, from the coding sequence ATGAATAATATGAACCAAATGATGAAGCAGGTAAAAAAAATGCAGGAGCAAATGCTGAAGGCGCAGGAAGAACTCGCTACGAAATCAGTAGAAGGGTCTTCTGGCGGCGGGGTAGTTACCGTACAAGTCAGCGGTCACAAGCAAGTTATAGCTATTAACATCAAGCCTGAAGCAGTAGATCCAGACGACGTTGAAATGCTACAGGATCTCGTTATGACAGCAGTAAATGACGCGCTCACTAAAGCTGAGGAGCTTGCTAACACCGATATGGGTAAATTTACGGGCGGTATGAAAA
- the dnaX gene encoding DNA polymerase III subunit gamma/tau, translating to MEHIALYRAWRPQSFRDMVGQRHIIQTLQNAIREQRVSHAYLFSGPRGTGKTSAAKILAKAVNCENGSAEEPCNECEACKRITSGAVMDVQEIDAASNRGVEEIRDLREKVKYAPTEVRRKVYIIDEVHMLTTEAFNALLKTLEEPPAHVMFILATTEPHKLPATIISRCQRFDFRRVSLEEQSERLERICLEEGITAEPSALQYISRLSDGGMRDALSILDQIASFTGGKVSYQQVMDMTGGIPSEQFGRLAAAIKQGDAGLVLQMVEQFMQEGKSADKCMENLLYYFRDLLMIKMVPGADKLTDRVLNPADFKEMAEAFSKEELFRMIDTLNRYQSEMKYASQPQTLFEVALLKICGIPQGGDAAVEQGTSAGRSADADELNRLKQQVVSLEKKLERILQKGVPAAEGRDASKPTRTPAPKMASTAKKPQHMDQYVAAKTGEPFLNVQRQWGQILQSVKEEKVTVHAWFVDGEPVSVWEDNVLVAFKNNIHRETTEKPANKQVIEGVLESQLGNPYRLVTMMLRDWSDAVEGAGKPPAEELKLEHEEAEASGEKPWIDEAIQLFGEDLVVIKD from the coding sequence GTGGAACATATTGCGTTATATCGTGCCTGGAGGCCCCAGTCGTTCCGCGACATGGTAGGCCAGCGGCATATTATCCAAACCCTGCAGAACGCTATCCGCGAGCAGCGGGTCTCCCATGCCTACCTGTTCAGCGGTCCGCGGGGTACAGGTAAGACCAGTGCTGCTAAAATTTTGGCCAAAGCCGTGAACTGTGAGAATGGATCGGCAGAGGAACCCTGCAACGAATGTGAAGCATGCAAGCGGATAACGTCTGGGGCTGTAATGGACGTTCAGGAAATTGACGCGGCATCAAACCGCGGCGTTGAGGAAATCCGCGATTTGCGGGAAAAAGTGAAGTACGCACCTACCGAGGTACGGCGCAAGGTTTACATTATTGATGAAGTACACATGCTTACCACGGAGGCGTTTAATGCATTGCTGAAGACGCTGGAAGAACCCCCGGCGCATGTGATGTTTATATTGGCTACTACCGAGCCGCATAAATTGCCGGCCACCATCATATCACGGTGTCAGCGCTTCGATTTCCGGAGGGTTTCTCTGGAAGAGCAGAGTGAGCGCTTGGAGCGCATATGTTTGGAAGAGGGCATTACTGCTGAGCCGTCTGCCCTGCAGTATATTTCAAGATTGTCAGACGGTGGAATGCGTGATGCACTTAGCATTTTAGACCAAATTGCATCCTTTACCGGAGGCAAGGTGTCCTATCAGCAGGTTATGGACATGACAGGAGGCATCCCCTCGGAGCAGTTTGGCCGTCTGGCCGCTGCCATAAAGCAGGGAGATGCAGGACTTGTGCTGCAAATGGTAGAACAGTTTATGCAGGAAGGTAAAAGTGCCGACAAATGCATGGAAAACCTGCTGTATTACTTCCGTGATCTGCTCATGATCAAAATGGTCCCAGGAGCAGATAAGCTGACGGATCGTGTACTGAATCCGGCTGATTTCAAGGAGATGGCAGAGGCTTTCTCCAAGGAAGAGCTTTTCCGGATGATTGATACGCTCAACCGCTACCAAAGCGAGATGAAATACGCATCACAGCCACAGACGTTGTTTGAAGTGGCGCTGCTTAAGATATGCGGAATACCGCAAGGCGGCGACGCTGCGGTTGAACAAGGTACTTCTGCGGGAAGATCGGCTGATGCCGATGAACTGAACCGATTGAAGCAGCAGGTAGTTTCTCTTGAGAAAAAGCTTGAGCGTATTCTGCAGAAAGGCGTTCCGGCAGCCGAAGGCCGTGATGCTTCCAAACCAACACGGACCCCTGCTCCGAAAATGGCATCAACAGCTAAGAAGCCGCAGCATATGGATCAGTATGTAGCGGCAAAAACCGGTGAGCCATTTTTGAATGTGCAGCGGCAGTGGGGTCAGATCCTACAGAGCGTGAAGGAGGAGAAGGTCACCGTTCATGCCTGGTTTGTGGATGGAGAGCCTGTATCCGTATGGGAAGATAACGTTCTGGTCGCCTTCAAGAATAACATCCACCGCGAAACAACCGAGAAGCCTGCTAACAAACAGGTGATTGAGGGAGTGCTGGAGTCTCAGCTCGGTAATCCGTACCGTCTGGTGACTATGATGTTGCGCGATTGGAGCGATGCCGTTGAAGGCGCTGGTAAGCCTCCAGCCGAGGAATTAAAGCTGGAGCATGAAGAAGCCGAAGCCAGCGGAGAGAAGCCATGGATTGATGAGGCGATCCAACTATTTGGTGAAGACCTCGTTGTCATAAAAGATTAG
- the rpmE gene encoding 50S ribosomal protein L31 yields MKQDIQPKYHVTTVTCACGNTFETGSVKPDLRVEICSNCHPFFTGKQKFLDAGGRVDRFKKKYGI; encoded by the coding sequence ATGAAACAAGATATTCAACCGAAATATCATGTTACCACGGTAACTTGCGCGTGCGGTAACACGTTTGAAACAGGTTCCGTAAAGCCGGACCTTCGCGTGGAAATCTGCTCCAACTGCCATCCGTTCTTCACTGGTAAGCAGAAGTTCTTGGATGCTGGTGGCCGTGTCGATAGATTTAAAAAGAAATACGGTATCTAA
- a CDS encoding radical SAM protein has product MYLVYADEQGNVYDHSELFGLARSGDMIVEILEDELIPLPEGATLVGLPNTRAIGMDPETGEMSALPGNETAVGALLPQGYTRLCLPGYVKTDKEYKLPLFGYSAVVWKDGAFYTAARLTDDPEKWNPVNCDLGELELGVKKLTEKYPENRLYEHLTNCALGYECLTASNTFLNRWEGAVPVSYSCNAGCFGCISEQPDDSGFVSPQTRMNFRPRTDELVQIMLEHLKTPESIISFGQGCEGEPSTQAKIIIEAMREVRSITDMGYININTNAGLTDFIRGIVDAGLDLMRVSTISALDDHYNAYYKPRGYNLANVEKSLRYATDQGVYTSINYLIFPGVTDREEEVEAMIEFVRRTGLRLIQLRNLNIDPESYLELIPPAQGEILGMKQAIEIMQEELPDVVIGSYTHVPPPGMRRPKKKPSVI; this is encoded by the coding sequence ATGTATTTGGTTTATGCAGATGAGCAAGGAAATGTCTATGATCATTCCGAACTGTTCGGACTTGCCCGCAGTGGGGATATGATTGTTGAGATACTGGAAGATGAATTGATTCCACTGCCGGAAGGCGCAACCCTGGTGGGGCTGCCGAACACCCGTGCTATCGGAATGGATCCGGAAACGGGGGAAATGTCTGCGCTACCTGGGAACGAGACAGCCGTTGGCGCTCTTTTGCCTCAAGGCTATACACGTCTGTGTCTTCCTGGATACGTAAAGACGGATAAAGAATATAAGCTTCCGCTGTTTGGTTACTCTGCTGTCGTGTGGAAAGATGGAGCTTTCTATACAGCTGCCCGCTTAACAGACGATCCCGAGAAGTGGAATCCCGTTAACTGTGATTTGGGAGAGCTGGAGCTGGGTGTTAAGAAATTGACTGAAAAATACCCGGAGAACCGTCTCTATGAACATCTGACCAATTGTGCTCTCGGTTATGAATGCTTGACGGCATCCAACACGTTTCTGAACCGCTGGGAGGGTGCTGTACCAGTATCCTATTCCTGTAATGCAGGATGCTTCGGGTGTATTTCAGAACAGCCGGACGACAGTGGCTTTGTATCACCTCAGACCCGGATGAACTTCCGCCCCCGCACGGATGAACTGGTTCAAATTATGCTGGAGCACTTGAAGACACCGGAGTCCATTATCAGCTTCGGACAGGGTTGTGAAGGCGAGCCTTCCACACAAGCGAAGATTATCATTGAAGCGATGCGCGAAGTCCGGTCCATCACAGATATGGGTTACATCAACATCAATACTAACGCTGGGTTGACCGATTTTATTCGCGGCATCGTGGATGCTGGCCTTGATTTGATGCGTGTCAGCACGATTAGTGCACTGGATGATCACTACAATGCCTACTATAAGCCCCGCGGCTACAACCTGGCTAATGTAGAGAAATCACTGCGGTATGCGACTGATCAAGGGGTATATACGTCCATCAACTATCTCATCTTCCCGGGTGTCACCGACCGTGAGGAAGAGGTTGAGGCCATGATCGAGTTTGTCCGCCGCACAGGTCTCCGTCTGATTCAGCTTCGGAACTTGAATATTGATCCGGAGAGTTATCTTGAGCTGATTCCGCCTGCGCAAGGAGAAATCCTTGGTATGAAGCAAGCGATTGAGATTATGCAGGAAGAGCTGCCTGATGTAGTTATTGGCTCGTACACGCATGTACCACCTCCCGGAATGAGGCGTCCGAAGAAGAAGCCGTCTGTTATCTAG
- the rho gene encoding transcription termination factor Rho gives MDLQISDLEGMKLTDLYKLAKKYQIPYYGQLKKKELIFAILRAQAEQSGLMFMEGVLEVLPEGYGFLRPINYLPSTEDIYISASQIRKFDLRTGDLVSGKCRTPKENERYFGLLQVNAVNGENPAIAAERLHFPALTPLYPQDKLVLETSPNQLSTRIMDLLAPVGLGQRGLIVAPPKAGKTLLLKEIANSISTNHPEIELFVLLIDERPEEVTDMQRSVKGEVVASTFDELPENHIKVAELVLERALRLVEHKKDVVILLDSITRLARAYNLVIPPSGRTLSGGIDPAAFHRPKRFFGSARNVEEGGSLTILATALVDTGSRMDDIIYEEFKGTGNMELHLDRRFAERRIFPAIDIRRSGTRREEVLLSKEELDTIWAIRKNMNDSADFVEGFLKKMRDSKTNAEFLASFDVNGGNGSAAPSQPTRRTTRPSTASVTQG, from the coding sequence ATGGATTTACAAATTTCCGATTTGGAAGGCATGAAGCTGACGGATCTGTATAAACTGGCCAAAAAGTACCAGATACCGTACTATGGTCAGCTGAAGAAGAAAGAACTAATATTCGCTATTCTCCGGGCACAGGCGGAACAGAGCGGCCTGATGTTTATGGAAGGTGTTCTCGAAGTTTTACCAGAGGGATACGGTTTTTTGAGACCGATCAACTATCTTCCGAGCACGGAGGATATCTACATTTCTGCATCCCAGATACGCAAGTTTGATTTGAGAACAGGAGACTTGGTCTCCGGTAAGTGCAGAACTCCTAAAGAGAACGAACGGTACTTTGGTCTTTTGCAGGTAAATGCCGTTAATGGCGAGAATCCTGCAATTGCAGCGGAACGCTTGCATTTCCCGGCCCTGACTCCTCTTTATCCGCAAGATAAGCTAGTGTTAGAAACATCCCCTAATCAGTTGTCCACTCGAATTATGGATTTACTTGCTCCTGTAGGCTTAGGACAACGCGGTTTGATCGTAGCTCCGCCAAAAGCGGGAAAGACGCTCCTCTTAAAAGAAATTGCCAACAGTATTTCAACCAATCATCCCGAAATTGAACTGTTTGTACTGCTCATTGACGAACGTCCTGAAGAAGTAACCGACATGCAGCGCTCTGTAAAGGGTGAAGTGGTTGCATCGACATTCGACGAGCTACCAGAGAACCATATTAAGGTTGCGGAACTTGTTTTGGAGCGCGCACTGCGGCTGGTTGAACATAAGAAGGATGTCGTTATTTTGCTGGATAGCATTACACGATTGGCACGGGCATATAACCTTGTCATTCCACCCTCTGGCAGAACACTCAGCGGCGGTATTGATCCGGCAGCATTTCATCGTCCGAAGCGGTTCTTTGGTTCGGCGCGTAACGTGGAGGAAGGCGGGAGTCTGACGATTTTGGCGACGGCTTTGGTTGACACAGGTTCAAGAATGGACGATATCATCTATGAAGAGTTCAAAGGAACCGGTAATATGGAGCTGCACCTGGATCGCAGATTTGCGGAACGTCGTATTTTCCCTGCGATCGACATCAGACGCTCTGGCACACGGCGTGAAGAAGTGCTTCTAAGTAAGGAAGAACTGGACACGATTTGGGCTATCCGTAAAAATATGAACGACTCCGCTGATTTTGTGGAAGGTTTCCTCAAAAAAATGCGGGATAGCAAGACCAACGCCGAATTCCTCGCTTCATTCGATGTGAACGGGGGCAACGGTTCTGCAGCACCAAGCCAACCGACAAGACGCACAACGCGTCCTTCGACGGCCTCAGTTACACAAGGCTGA
- a CDS encoding UDP-N-acetylglucosamine 1-carboxyvinyltransferase yields the protein MEKLMISGGRPLQGTVTISGAKNSAIALIPAAILAETEVVLDNLPLLSDVAVYSEILEELGGQVLWEGNQMKIDPSRIKSIPMPNGPVKKLRASYYMMGAMLGRFKEAVIGLPGGCNFEPRPIDQHIKGFEALGATVTNEHGAIHLHAKELRGAKIYLDVSSVGATINIMLAAAKAKGSTIIENAAKEPEIIDVATLLNSMGAVIKGAGTETIRIEGVTHMHGCRHSIIPDRIQAGTYMIAAAATRGDVVIDNVIPKHLEALTAKLLEMGVGIEELDESIRVIGKERYGHVDVKALVYPGFATDLQSPMTSLLTQAEGVSVLSDFVYSNRFKHVPELVRMGAKIRVEGRSAIIDGGKLNAAKVKATDLRAGAALVIAGLTVPEGVTEVSGVEFIDRGYDHLVTNLRLLGADVWRETED from the coding sequence ATGGAAAAATTGATGATCAGCGGTGGACGTCCACTGCAAGGTACTGTGACAATTAGTGGTGCCAAAAACAGTGCGATTGCATTAATACCTGCAGCGATTCTGGCGGAAACAGAAGTTGTGCTGGACAACTTGCCACTTTTGAGTGATGTAGCTGTGTATTCTGAAATATTGGAAGAGCTGGGCGGACAAGTTTTGTGGGAAGGTAATCAGATGAAAATCGATCCTTCCAGAATCAAATCCATTCCGATGCCAAACGGGCCTGTTAAGAAGCTTCGCGCTTCGTATTATATGATGGGCGCAATGCTTGGAAGATTTAAAGAAGCCGTTATCGGCCTGCCGGGCGGCTGTAACTTTGAACCTCGTCCTATCGACCAGCATATCAAAGGATTTGAAGCGCTTGGAGCGACCGTGACTAATGAGCATGGCGCTATTCATCTGCACGCGAAAGAGCTGCGGGGCGCAAAAATTTATCTGGACGTAAGTAGTGTCGGGGCGACAATTAACATTATGCTGGCGGCTGCGAAAGCCAAAGGCTCCACAATTATCGAAAATGCGGCGAAAGAGCCTGAAATCATAGATGTTGCTACTTTGTTAAATTCCATGGGAGCTGTCATTAAGGGCGCCGGTACGGAAACGATCCGGATCGAAGGCGTCACTCATATGCATGGCTGCCGTCATTCCATTATTCCCGACCGGATTCAAGCCGGAACTTATATGATTGCCGCAGCAGCTACTCGCGGTGATGTTGTAATTGATAATGTCATTCCTAAACATTTGGAGGCTCTCACAGCCAAGCTGCTGGAGATGGGTGTCGGTATTGAAGAGCTGGACGAAAGCATCCGGGTCATTGGTAAGGAACGCTATGGGCATGTTGATGTGAAGGCGCTCGTTTATCCCGGATTTGCAACGGATCTCCAATCTCCGATGACCAGCTTGCTGACGCAGGCGGAGGGTGTCAGTGTGCTTAGCGATTTTGTATACAGTAACCGGTTCAAGCATGTACCGGAATTGGTGCGTATGGGAGCGAAAATTCGTGTCGAAGGACGCTCTGCTATTATCGATGGCGGGAAGCTGAATGCTGCCAAAGTAAAGGCAACCGATCTTCGTGCAGGCGCGGCACTTGTCATTGCGGGATTGACTGTTCCGGAAGGTGTTACAGAAGTCAGCGGCGTGGAGTTTATTGACCGTGGTTATGACCATCTGGTCACCAATCTTCGTCTGCTTGGCGCTGATGTATGGCGGGAGACAGAAGATTAA
- the fba gene encoding class II fructose-1,6-bisphosphate aldolase: MPLVSMKDMLNKALEGKYAVGQYNINNLEWTHAILEAAEEEKSPVILGVSEGAARYMGGFNTVVKMVQGLIEDLKITVPVAIHLDHGSSVEKCKEAIDAGFTSVMIDDSHSPIDTNIATTKQVVEYAHAKGVSVEAEVGMVGGQEDDVIGDVMYAKLDDCVRIVNETGIDTLAPALGSVHGPYKGEPNLGFKEMEEIRNAVSLPLVLHGGTGIPTHDIKKAISLGTSKINVNTENQIEFSKAVREVLAAKPEAYDPRTFLKPGREAIKQTVIGKIREFGSNNKA, from the coding sequence ATGCCATTAGTATCAATGAAAGACATGCTCAACAAAGCTCTCGAAGGAAAGTATGCAGTTGGTCAATACAACATCAATAACCTCGAGTGGACACATGCGATTCTTGAAGCGGCAGAAGAAGAGAAGTCGCCAGTAATTCTTGGTGTATCTGAAGGTGCAGCGCGTTACATGGGCGGTTTTAATACGGTTGTAAAAATGGTACAAGGCCTCATCGAAGACTTGAAAATTACTGTACCTGTAGCTATCCATTTGGACCATGGTTCAAGTGTTGAGAAATGTAAGGAAGCTATCGACGCAGGATTTACTTCTGTTATGATCGATGACTCCCACAGCCCGATTGACACCAACATTGCAACAACTAAGCAAGTGGTTGAGTATGCACATGCTAAAGGTGTTTCTGTTGAAGCAGAAGTTGGAATGGTTGGCGGTCAAGAAGATGACGTTATCGGTGATGTTATGTATGCGAAGTTGGACGACTGCGTACGTATCGTGAACGAAACGGGTATCGACACTCTTGCACCTGCATTGGGTTCTGTACATGGACCATACAAAGGCGAGCCTAACCTTGGCTTTAAAGAAATGGAAGAAATCCGTAACGCAGTCAGCCTGCCGCTCGTTCTTCATGGCGGAACAGGTATCCCGACTCATGATATCAAGAAAGCTATCTCGCTGGGTACTTCCAAGATCAACGTGAACACTGAGAACCAGATTGAATTCTCGAAAGCTGTTCGTGAAGTGCTTGCTGCGAAGCCAGAAGCTTACGATCCGCGTACATTCCTCAAACCAGGCCGTGAAGCAATCAAACAAACGGTTATTGGTAAAATCCGCGAATTTGGATCCAACAACAAAGCATAA
- a CDS encoding response regulator, with amino-acid sequence MDKHKVLIVDDQNGIRILLMEVFSSEGYETYQAANGKIALDIVRKHEPDLVLLDMKIPGMDGLEILKHIKQMNPDIKVIMMTAYGELDMIKEATDLGALMHFTKPFDIDEMRLAVNMQLKNKTNTCS; translated from the coding sequence ATGGACAAACATAAAGTGTTGATTGTGGACGATCAGAACGGGATTCGTATTTTGCTGATGGAGGTTTTTAGTAGCGAAGGTTATGAGACTTACCAGGCCGCCAACGGCAAGATAGCGCTCGATATTGTGAGGAAGCATGAACCTGATTTAGTACTTCTCGATATGAAAATTCCTGGAATGGACGGACTTGAAATTTTAAAGCATATCAAACAGATGAATCCGGATATCAAAGTGATCATGATGACCGCTTACGGTGAGCTAGATATGATTAAGGAAGCGACAGATCTCGGGGCTCTGATGCATTTCACCAAACCTTTCGATATTGATGAAATGCGCCTGGCCGTCAATATGCAACTCAAAAATAAAACGAATACATGCAGTTAA
- a CDS encoding CTP synthase: MTKYIFVTGGVVSSLGKGITAASLGRLLKNRGLKVTIQKFDPYINIDPGTMSPYQHGEVFVTDDGAETDLDLGHYERFIDINLSKNSNVTTGKIYSSVISKERRGEYLGGTVQVIPHITNEIKERVFRAGREAGSDVVITEIGGTVGDIESLPFLEAIRQIKSEVGRDNVMYIHVTLIPYIKAAGEVKTKPTQHSVKELRSIGIQPNVIVCRTEHELSTEMKAKIALFCDIDANAVVECRDASTLYEVPLNLREEGLDEIVVNHLKLNTPEPDMTEWEALVDRVSKLEKSVEIAIVGKYVALHDAYLSVVESLSHAGFDANAEVKIRWVNAEEITQSNVEQMLGGIGGILVPGGFGDRGIEGKITAIRYAREQNIPFFGICLGMQVSVIEYARSLVGLEGANSSEINPATEYPVIDLLPEQKDVEDLGGTMRLGLYPCKLTPGSLAMSCYDDELVYERHRHRYEFNNQYREDVEKAGLRISGTSPDGRLVEIVELPGHPWFLAVQFHPEFTSRPNRPQPLFREFVKASIQHQS; this comes from the coding sequence GTGACAAAGTATATTTTCGTAACAGGCGGGGTTGTGTCTTCCTTGGGTAAAGGGATTACCGCGGCTTCGCTCGGCAGACTGCTGAAGAACAGAGGGCTAAAGGTAACGATCCAGAAATTTGATCCTTACATTAATATAGATCCGGGTACGATGAGCCCTTATCAGCACGGCGAAGTTTTCGTAACGGATGACGGCGCGGAGACGGACTTGGACCTTGGGCACTATGAGCGTTTTATTGATATCAATCTGTCGAAGAACAGCAACGTCACGACCGGTAAAATATACTCCTCCGTTATTAGCAAGGAGCGCCGTGGAGAGTATTTGGGCGGCACCGTTCAAGTTATCCCGCACATTACGAATGAAATCAAGGAGCGTGTGTTCCGCGCTGGACGCGAGGCAGGCTCTGACGTCGTAATTACGGAAATCGGAGGTACTGTAGGCGACATCGAAAGCCTTCCGTTCCTTGAGGCGATCCGCCAAATCAAAAGCGAAGTGGGCCGCGATAACGTGATGTACATTCACGTAACACTCATCCCGTATATCAAAGCAGCCGGCGAAGTGAAGACGAAGCCAACCCAGCACAGCGTAAAAGAACTCCGCAGCATCGGTATTCAGCCAAATGTTATCGTATGCCGGACCGAGCATGAGCTTTCTACTGAGATGAAAGCTAAAATAGCTCTGTTCTGCGACATTGACGCGAATGCGGTTGTAGAATGCCGTGATGCATCTACACTGTACGAAGTTCCTCTAAATTTGCGTGAGGAAGGTCTTGACGAGATCGTAGTAAATCACTTGAAGCTGAACACACCGGAGCCGGATATGACCGAGTGGGAAGCGCTCGTGGACCGCGTTTCCAAGCTGGAGAAGAGCGTTGAAATTGCAATTGTAGGTAAATACGTTGCCCTTCATGATGCTTATCTTAGTGTGGTTGAGTCGTTGTCACATGCCGGATTCGATGCTAATGCTGAAGTGAAGATCCGCTGGGTTAACGCGGAAGAAATTACCCAGAGCAATGTGGAGCAGATGCTCGGCGGAATCGGTGGTATCCTCGTACCAGGCGGCTTCGGCGACCGTGGTATTGAAGGGAAAATCACAGCAATCCGTTACGCTCGTGAGCAGAACATTCCTTTCTTCGGTATTTGTCTTGGCATGCAGGTATCCGTTATCGAGTATGCACGCTCTTTGGTTGGTCTGGAAGGTGCTAATAGCTCCGAGATCAACCCGGCAACAGAATATCCAGTCATCGACCTTCTGCCGGAGCAGAAGGACGTGGAGGATTTGGGCGGCACCATGCGTCTTGGCTTGTATCCTTGTAAGCTGACACCGGGTTCCCTGGCTATGTCTTGCTACGATGATGAACTGGTTTATGAAAGACACCGTCACCGGTATGAGTTCAACAACCAATACCGTGAAGATGTTGAAAAAGCAGGCCTGCGCATTTCCGGCACGTCTCCTGACGGAAGATTAGTGGAAATCGTGGAGCTTCCAGGACATCCTTGGTTCCTTGCGGTTCAATTCCATCCGGAATTTACGTCCCGTCCGAACCGTCCGCAGCCGCTGTTCCGTGAGTTTGTAAAAGCTTCGATTCAGCATCAGTCTTAA
- the rpoE gene encoding DNA-directed RNA polymerase subunit delta, producing MSNPLNLKIDPEKIQEIPMVDLAFMVLKAANTPYYYRDLMNEVAKLRSFKEQEINETIAQLYTEINIDGRFACVGTNLWGLKRWYPLERSDDPVANAKRPRIINDEDDDDDFADEEETYSVDDTEEDYDNVDEESDDDIYSDDDDADEEVDEEVVLDDDDMDDEDSEDEDEDASDADENDNDLDR from the coding sequence GTGAGTAATCCGCTCAATTTAAAAATCGATCCAGAAAAGATTCAGGAAATCCCGATGGTGGACCTGGCTTTTATGGTACTCAAAGCGGCTAATACGCCGTATTACTACCGTGACCTGATGAATGAGGTGGCCAAGCTTCGCAGTTTTAAGGAACAAGAAATTAACGAAACGATTGCTCAGTTATATACCGAGATCAATATCGATGGGCGTTTTGCCTGCGTTGGCACCAACTTGTGGGGCTTGAAGCGGTGGTACCCTCTTGAGCGTTCCGACGATCCCGTGGCGAATGCGAAGCGTCCGCGCATCATTAATGACGAGGACGACGATGATGATTTCGCAGACGAAGAAGAAACATATAGCGTGGATGATACGGAAGAAGATTACGACAACGTCGATGAAGAATCAGATGATGATATCTATTCCGATGATGACGATGCCGATGAAGAAGTAGACGAAGAAGTTGTCCTTGACGACGATGATATGGACGATGAGGATTCTGAGGACGAGGATGAAGACGCCTCGGATGCCGATGAGAACGACAACGATTTGGACCGATAA
- a CDS encoding S8 family peptidase, producing the protein MNYTRIMQSLLLETAPLQHGLEEDRRILTFHDPKVYFDCVHEWNELSGSASHLQNVSYSSLTHSIIASSSLTARMESEFKHDITVEEDSRVCIHAVQGSIGSGPGVPWGVKQIRAPQAWSISTGHRIKIGVIDTGVDFSHPDLQHSVTRGVNLVNRGMLPYDDNGHGTHISGTIAAANSTQGMIGVAPRSTVYPVKAFDHNGSAFVSDIVMGIDWCVNTGVDIINMSFGMQTRSRALLDIVSKAYQSGVIIVASSGNDGKRRSVDYPARYPQTISVGATDRNRRIPPFSNRGQYVDIYAPGDKIVSAWLHGKYHEMSGTSMATSHISGTIALLLAQKPGIKPATIKSLLRRTSIPLRLRKGRTMSDSGEVHTLKFLREGLKL; encoded by the coding sequence ATGAACTACACCCGGATCATGCAATCATTGCTTTTGGAGACGGCCCCTCTGCAGCACGGCCTGGAAGAGGATCGGAGGATCCTGACATTTCATGATCCTAAGGTCTACTTCGACTGCGTTCATGAATGGAATGAGCTGTCCGGATCCGCCTCACATTTGCAGAATGTCAGTTATTCTTCACTCACTCACTCGATTATCGCCTCATCTTCCCTTACAGCCCGTATGGAATCAGAATTTAAGCATGATATAACCGTGGAGGAAGATAGCCGGGTATGCATTCATGCCGTACAAGGTAGCATTGGCTCCGGTCCGGGAGTACCTTGGGGAGTCAAACAGATTAGAGCCCCTCAAGCCTGGTCGATCTCAACCGGGCATCGCATCAAGATCGGGGTTATCGATACCGGTGTTGACTTCAGCCATCCTGACCTCCAACATTCCGTGACTAGAGGAGTCAATCTGGTCAACCGAGGTATGCTGCCCTATGATGACAACGGTCACGGCACACACATCTCCGGTACCATCGCAGCAGCTAATAGTACTCAGGGAATGATCGGGGTCGCCCCTAGATCGACAGTGTATCCTGTAAAAGCGTTCGACCACAACGGATCCGCTTTTGTGTCGGATATTGTCATGGGCATTGACTGGTGTGTGAATACCGGTGTTGACATTATCAATATGAGTTTCGGTATGCAAACCCGCAGCCGAGCCCTGCTTGATATCGTCTCTAAAGCCTACCAGTCCGGCGTCATTATTGTAGCTTCCTCAGGTAACGACGGTAAGCGTCGTTCCGTGGATTACCCTGCCCGTTATCCGCAGACCATCTCGGTAGGCGCAACGGACCGGAACCGTAGAATTCCGCCTTTCAGCAACCGGGGGCAGTATGTTGATATTTATGCTCCAGGCGACAAAATTGTATCAGCCTGGCTGCACGGTAAATATCATGAAATGAGCGGCACTTCTATGGCAACCTCCCATATCAGCGGCACAATCGCCCTCCTGCTGGCGCAAAAGCCCGGTATCAAACCCGCCACAATCAAGTCACTGTTGCGGCGAACCTCGATTCCACTACGTCTTCGTAAAGGTCGAACGATGTCTGATAGTGGCGAAGTTCATACACTAAAATTCCTCCGTGAAGGATTAAAGCTTTAA